cgtagcctgcggccaccacctgcacacgcccatgttcttcttcctgctcaacctggccctcagtgacctgggctccatctgcaccattgtccccaaagccatgcacaattccctctgggacaccaggaaaatctcctacacaggatgtgctgcacagctttttctgaTTATCTTCTTCCTTGGGACAGAATTTtccctcctgaccatcatgtgctacgaccgctacgtgtccatctgcaaacccctgcactacgggaccctcctgggcagcagagcttgtgcccacatggcagcagctgcctgggccagtgcctttctcaatgctctcatgcacacagccaatacattttccctgcccctgtgccacggcaatgccctgggccagttcttctgtgaaatcccccagatcctcaagctctcctgctccaaatcctatctcaggGAACTCGGGCTCAGTGCTGTTAGTGTGTGTTtggtattttgttgttttgtgttcattgttttctcctatgtgcagatcttcagggctgtgctgaggatcccctctgagcagggacggcacaaagccttttccacctgcctccctcacctggctgtggtctctctgtttGTCAGCACTGTTGCATTTACCTACATGAAGCCCCCCTCTATGTCCTCCCCATCTCTGGATCTGTCagtgtcagttctgtactcggtggtgcctccagccctgaaccccctcatctacagcctgaggaaccaggagctcaaggctgcagtgtggagactgatgactggatgctttcagaaacattaaactgctcgacaatttctgcaaatcacttgtaataaaagtcatctttgatacttcttgttggtttAATTTAGAGGttctctttctttgttttgtgccatgtctcattttgtttctctccacCTTCTCTGTAcccacagactgtgtcaatgaggggctgcgCTCTTGGTGGCTTTAAAGAAACGAAAGGATCTCCCAGccaagttttctgcagagatgcccttttgttgccttctctggagctgcagcagcaatgtctgtgtgcagagctggggcagatcagtgctggcacagcagctgtgcccaggagcagcagcacttggtgctgccagtgctgctcccgtggccctgccccactgccctggtggccctggtgttgctgcagggcctgagtgctctcggggccgggcacagtcctgggggtggcagtgccggggctgcagcagggacaggccatgggcactgctggggcagcgctgacgcctcaggccagggcctgggggctccaggctccttgcccaggctctctcaagaacacggccaggccaatgctcagcacagaaaacccccgtgagcagccccaggctggccgtgggcaggctgggggcaaacagcacggctggtgctctgcaagggccctggggagacgggaaggagcagcagagcaggggctgatccatccccagtgcgctgcacagcccagggcagcatcccagagcgtcctcatggagctgccaacaacatcccccctctgcagccctggcctctcccccagctcacagaggtgccgcatccttgcaggcacagacacggcagcactggctcagcagcccctgtttgcattgcacacagcaggcgggagcacccccatgctgctgctgtggggacatgaacctgagggagcacaaatgccatcagcccctggggccaggaagggctggggggcgccagggaaaccactcagctttgtcctggcctctgcagtcagccagaaagtttgttcccatcagctgggagtttcctgtcccactgcagacgcTGCTGCTCATTTCCATAGCCTGTCCCTACTTCAGCCACAGCGCTGCcacccccaggagctggagaggttctgcaggactgacaggatgggctttggggctgtgaggagaagctg
The DNA window shown above is from Taeniopygia guttata chromosome 37, bTaeGut7.mat, whole genome shotgun sequence and carries:
- the LOC140681576 gene encoding olfactory receptor 14J1-like — protein: MSNSSSISHFLLLALADTRQLQLLHFCLFLGISLAALLGNGLIISAVACGHHLHTPMFFFLLNLALSDLGSICTIVPKAMHNSLWDTRKISYTGCAAQLFLIIFFLGTEFSLLTIMCYDRYVSICKPLHYGTLLGSRACAHMAAAAWASAFLNALMHTANTFSLPLCHGNALGQFFCEIPQILKLSCSKSYLRELGLSAVSVCLVFCCFVFIVFSYVQIFRAVLRIPSEQGRHKAFSTCLPHLAVVSLFVSTVAFTYMKPPSMSSPSLDLSVSVLYSVVPPALNPLIYSLRNQELKAAVWRLMTGCFQKH